Within Sphingobium sp. SCG-1, the genomic segment CTATGGCTGGTCGTTCGTCTCGCCTAGCTTTCATCCGCTGCCGTTCATCAAGGGGCGGATCTTCGGACGGCTGCCGGAGCGGGGCGACATCGTGATCGTGACGCCGCAGGCGCGGAACGAGGATTATATCAAGCGGGTGATCGGCCTGCCCGGCGACATCCTGGAAGTGCGCGACGGCATCGTCATCCTGAACGGCATTCCCGTGCCGCAGAAGTGGATACCGCCGCTGCGCATCCCGGTAGACGCCAACGCCCCCTGCCCGCCCGACCAGTTCCCCGGCGCGCTGGTCGAGGATCGCAGCGGCAAGCGCTGGTGCGAATTGCCGGTGAAGCAGGAGACGCTGCCCAATGGCAAGACCTACAAGATCATCGATGTCGGCGCGCGGACGCTCGACTGGTACGGGCCGGTGCGCATCCCCGATCACCACGTGTTCCTGATGGGCGACAATCGCGACAACAGCGCGGACAGTCGCGCGACGCTGGCCGATCGCGGCCTCGGCGGGCCGGTGCCGTGGGAAGCGATCGGCGGACGCGCGGAGTTCATCACCTTCTCGCTGGATGGCACCGCCAGCATCAATCCCTTTAGCTGGTTCGGAGCGCTGCGCAGCGGCCGGGCGGGAAGCAGCCTGCGCCCTGCGACGGAGAGCGGCCAATGAGCGACGGCGAGCGACATATCGAACAGCCGGGTCCGGCGGAGCATCAAAGTGCGCTGGTACGCAGTGAAATGCAGCGCGCAGGTGTGTGGATCGGCCTGGTGGTCGCAATCGCATTGGCGTGGTTGCTGGCGCAGCCGATCCTCCTCATCCTTGCAGCGCTGGTGCTGGCGACGATGATGGATGGCGGCGCACGGCTGCTGGGGCGCGTGTTTTCGGGCGGCCGCGGCTGGCGGCTGGCGATCATCATCTTCGGCGTGTTCGGTTTTCTGGCATGGACGGTCTACCTGACCGGATCGCAGATGGCGGGGCAGGCCGTGGCAATGCGCACCATTGTCGAAACACAGATCAACCGCATTGGCGACTGGGCATCGCAGCTCGGCATCACCGCAACCCCGGCCGATCTCAAATCGCTCGGCAATCAGGTGATGAGTTCGCTCGGCCGCGTCACGGCGGCGCTGATGACGACCGTGGGTGTCGTCACCAGCCTGGTCATGATGCTGGTGCTGGCGATCTTCATTGCAATCGAACCCAAGCTCTATGAGCGCGGCGTCGCGTGGATGCTGCCGATCAACAAGCGGCAGAATTTCTACCGGATCGCCGACAAGATGGGCTGGACTTTGCGGCGGCTGATGGCCGGGCGTCTTATCGGGATGCTGGTCGAAGGCATCGGCACCTGGGTGCTGCTGGCGGTCGGCGGGGTGCCGATGGCCGCGCTGCTGGGCGTATTGACGGGGATATTGGCGTTCCTGCCGAACATCGGCGCGATCATATCGGGCGCACTCATCATCCTTGTGGGCTTTTCGGGCGGCGTCGATTCGGGGCTGTACGCCGTGGGCGTGTATCTGGCGGTGCAGATGATCGACGGCTATCTGATCGTGCCGATGGTGGCGAAGCGGGCCGTCGATCTGGCTCCGGCGCTGGTGCTGGGCGCGCAGATCCTGTTCGGCGCGCTGTTCGGAATATTAGGGCTGGCGCTGGCCGACCCGATCGTCGCGATGATTAAGGTATATCTGGAAGAACGGGCCAAGGCGCAGGACGCGGCGCAGGGCGAGCGCTTGCTTGGGGTGCCAAAGGGTTAGCGGCTGGGAACGGGTAAAAGCAATCGCCGCCTTCTGACTCTGGAAAGTCGTATCTGGTGGTGGAAACGTCTTGGAGCCTAGCCGCCCGCGTAGCGATCCCAGGCAAGTGGTTCCAGTCTTCGACTGACCAACGCGCGGCGAAAGTCATTTCCACCGCGCCAGTCAGTTCATTCTGTCGAACCAGCGAGATTTTCCGGCGACGATATCCGTGCCCCTAGGGGACAAGGCCGTTAAACAAGCAGGATTATCGCTTGTCGTGGTTCGCGGCGATGGCCCGCGCGACCGACTGCATCAATTGCCATCGCTCGGGGATCGAAACCGTCGTGCTGCCGATGAACACGGCGACCGCATAGCTCGTCCCATCCGGCGCGGTCATGATGCCGATGTCGTTGAAGCCAGTGGCGCGGGGGCCAAGCTCCTGCCCCGTGCCCGTCTTGTGCAGATAGCTCCAGCCGGGTGGCACGCCGCCCTTGATGCGCTGTGGGCCGGTTTTCGCACGATGCATCACGTCGAGCAGCAGGCTCGTCGACGATGGCGACAGCATTTCGCCACGCTTCAGCTTGGCGAGCGCCATCACCACGGAACTAGGCGCGGCACCGTCCGGTGGGTTCGCAAGATAGGCGTCTAGCGCCCTTTGCCGCACTCCCATCGGTAGTGCCGCGCGCGCAGTGTAGAAATTGCGCCCCTGTGCGTAGCTCGGGTTCCAGCTAAGCCCTGCCGTCGTGCTTTGCAGAATGCGCTCGCCGGGACCAAAGCGGATGTTGCTGACGAAGCGCCGCGCCAGGAAACTGCGCACCGCCTCCGGCCCGCCAACCTTGCGGAGCAGCATGTCGTTCGCGGTATTGTCGCTCTGCGCCATCGCGCGGGTCATCAGGTCTTCGATCGTGGTTGTGAAGCCATCGCTATCCACCATCGCCGCCAGCGGCTGATTGAACAGCGTCAGATCCTCGCGCCGGATCGTCACGGAGTCGGACAGGCGCAGCTTGCCGCGATCCACTGCGTCCAGCATCGCCATCGTTACCCACAGCTTCGACACGCTCTGCTGCGGGAACAGATCGGTGCCGTTCCACGCGACCGTCCAGTCGGCATCGACACGGCGGACCGCGATACCGACCTTCCCATTGAAATTCTGCCCCAGCGACCGGATGATGCTAACCAGCGCAGGTGAGGGCACGCTGCGCGGGTTGTAATCGGGTATGGCTATCGGCGGATTGGCGACGGGCTTGATCGGCTCGCGCGGCTTTTGCGGCGTCGTGACGGGTCCCGTATGGCGCGGGACCGCTGCGGCGACTCTCATCGGCCGGGGTTCGCCGCTGCCTACGCACGCACCCAGCGCCGCCAGCACGAGAGTAAGGCCAAGCCGCCGTCGCACGCGCTCCCTCCGGTCCATGGGAGCGCGGCGCTTGATCTTCATGTGCACGTTTTGCTCTTTTCCCCGCATTTTCAATTCTCTGAGTGTCGAGGCGGACCCTGCCAAAAAGCAAGGTCGATGCGGCGAATGATTCCCCACATGCGATGTAAGGAAGCTGAACGGGGCAACGGAACGCGTCATTGTGCGTTCAGGGCGGCTGCTTAAAAGGCGCGGGAATGACAGAGACTCCTTTTTTCGATCGACGTGCCTGTCTGGCAGCGGGCCTGACGGCGCTCACGCTGAGTGGAATGCCCGCCATGGCCGCGCCTTTTGCATCGCGCCGGATCAGCGTAACGGTGCGCGGCAACGGGCCGGATGTGCTGCTGATACCCGGACTTGCGAGCGGTCCCGGCATCTGGAACGGTACAGTCGCCGCCGTGCCGGGCTATCGCTATCATCTGGTTCAGGTGCGCGGCTTCGCAGGCCTTGCGCCCGACCTCAATAGGAGCGGTCCGTTGCTGGAGCCGCTCGTGGGGGAGATCGCGGCCTATATCACGCAAGCAAAGATCGCTCGTCCAGCGGTCGTCGGGCATTCTATGGGCGGTACGCTGGCGATGTTGCTGGCGATGCGTCCCGCGCCCGCGATTCGCAAAGTCATGGTCGTCGATATGCTCCCCGACGGCGCGAGCATGGTGGGCGGCACGGCCAGCGGAATGGGCTACCTTGCCGATCAACTGAGCAGCTACTTCACCTCCACAAAGGCAGGGCGGCAGCTGTTCATGCAGATGATCGCGCAGCAACCCGGCGCAAAAGGCAGCGATCCTGATGTCATCGCAAGCGCGCTTCGCGAA encodes:
- the lepB gene encoding signal peptidase I, which encodes MTATPIDAGQDTSVRLDFDSTADHSGHETGPEGGAPSRHGVDWWQEIKSIVVLVLAVLFFHSFVAKPFYIPSESMMPVLLTGDRLVVSKYPYGWSFVSPSFHPLPFIKGRIFGRLPERGDIVIVTPQARNEDYIKRVIGLPGDILEVRDGIVILNGIPVPQKWIPPLRIPVDANAPCPPDQFPGALVEDRSGKRWCELPVKQETLPNGKTYKIIDVGARTLDWYGPVRIPDHHVFLMGDNRDNSADSRATLADRGLGGPVPWEAIGGRAEFITFSLDGTASINPFSWFGALRSGRAGSSLRPATESGQ
- a CDS encoding AI-2E family transporter, whose protein sequence is MSDGERHIEQPGPAEHQSALVRSEMQRAGVWIGLVVAIALAWLLAQPILLILAALVLATMMDGGARLLGRVFSGGRGWRLAIIIFGVFGFLAWTVYLTGSQMAGQAVAMRTIVETQINRIGDWASQLGITATPADLKSLGNQVMSSLGRVTAALMTTVGVVTSLVMMLVLAIFIAIEPKLYERGVAWMLPINKRQNFYRIADKMGWTLRRLMAGRLIGMLVEGIGTWVLLAVGGVPMAALLGVLTGILAFLPNIGAIISGALIILVGFSGGVDSGLYAVGVYLAVQMIDGYLIVPMVAKRAVDLAPALVLGAQILFGALFGILGLALADPIVAMIKVYLEERAKAQDAAQGERLLGVPKG
- a CDS encoding serine hydrolase, whose protein sequence is MKIKRRAPMDRRERVRRRLGLTLVLAALGACVGSGEPRPMRVAAAVPRHTGPVTTPQKPREPIKPVANPPIAIPDYNPRSVPSPALVSIIRSLGQNFNGKVGIAVRRVDADWTVAWNGTDLFPQQSVSKLWVTMAMLDAVDRGKLRLSDSVTIRREDLTLFNQPLAAMVDSDGFTTTIEDLMTRAMAQSDNTANDMLLRKVGGPEAVRSFLARRFVSNIRFGPGERILQSTTAGLSWNPSYAQGRNFYTARAALPMGVRQRALDAYLANPPDGAAPSSVVMALAKLKRGEMLSPSSTSLLLDVMHRAKTGPQRIKGGVPPGWSYLHKTGTGQELGPRATGFNDIGIMTAPDGTSYAVAVFIGSTTVSIPERWQLMQSVARAIAANHDKR
- a CDS encoding alpha/beta fold hydrolase → MTETPFFDRRACLAAGLTALTLSGMPAMAAPFASRRISVTVRGNGPDVLLIPGLASGPGIWNGTVAAVPGYRYHLVQVRGFAGLAPDLNRSGPLLEPLVGEIAAYITQAKIARPAVVGHSMGGTLAMLLAMRPAPAIRKVMVVDMLPDGASMVGGTASGMGYLADQLSSYFTSTKAGRQLFMQMIAQQPGAKGSDPDVIASALRELAHTDLGPKLPLIRAPMEVVYALGGDAATQRAQVQRYRTAYAAAKAMKLVPISPSGHMVMSDQPAKFAAALRNFLTG